The region AATGATAAGTGTTTTTTCTAAAATACATTTCAATAACAATAAGATCAAGGGAAAATAGCAGGAAATAACTAAAAGTTAAAAAGTGATACCTTTTTATCAAGAAACGCCCCCAAAGCTTGACAGAGGCCAACAGTAGTGGTGGATTTGCCTTCTCCAAGAGGAGTTGGTGTTATTCCTCCGACAACGACATAGAACCCATCTTTTTGTCCTTTGAGTTCGTCAATCACAGGCAACAAAACCTAACATTTTCATAAAAGGAAATCGTAGCATCATTAACGCTTCGGTTCTGGCCAATTTCAGATGCAAATTTGATACTATTATCAAGCAAATGAAGGAATTTGTAATGTGAATCTATCGGTGAAATTGAAGGTTGCAGTGGTTGTGGTTGATTAACTTAAAACCCATGACCAATGTCCAATTGATTCCGTGATTAAATAAAAATCCACATCAGATTTGAAGCAGACTAAACCCTAGTTATCGCAATTGAATGGGGTAAACCATGAATCAATTCACTTCGATATCCAAATATTGAGTTAGAGTGCATTACTATAGAGATTGGGGCACCTTGAAATCAAACACAAACACGAAAACAGATACCTTGGCCTTGTATTTTCCATAGAGATCGTAATGATTTGGATTGAGGTTGAGCTTTCTGGCAATGGCGGATATGTGTTGAGGTTGAATCGAATTTGCGATGTCTATGTCTGTTGGAACAGGGGATACAACTTGCAATGTCATTGCATTCATCTCTGCTTTTTGGGGGGAATTTTACCCACAACTATCTTGAAAGGTTTCGAGGGTTAATCCTTAATTTGGATTTCAGAATTTGAACATGAACGAAGGGTTGCGTACAGAGCATGCAGCTGCGGCACTTTTCTAAACCGATAACTCACAGCGGTGACGGTGTGACACTTGTAATCCTGCATAGCAAAGTGCAACATGTGGTAGAAAAAGAATGGATTTTAAAAATAACCTTGAACTATATCTTTTTATAATTTTTGGTCCTTCAACTATTACTTAATCTGCAGCTTTAatctattatttttatttttactttgatAGTCCAAATTTAAGGGATGTTAACAAAAATACAACATGATTATTGAGTATTTAAGTAAATGGCCTAATTTTTGGGATTCACATAGATAACCACCGTGTCAAGAATGGGTCCATTTTGGATTTTGAATGTATATAATTTCCAAGTTTATCTCATATGCGTCAACTCTACTCCTTACATCCAGAAATGTATATTATTATTGGGTATTCAAATAAATAACACTTTTTTGTGCCATTGTATTAAAATCTACTTCGACTTTGTTAAGTTTCTTTAAAAAATTGTTAGATTCCAGTTGTTGCCTAGTATTTCTGAGCCTAAAATGTAATATTTCCAAAATGTATGTGGGGAATATGAAATGTAAGTAAATATCATATCCCAAAACTCTTTATGACATATCTTACATGTCTAAATGACATTCTCAAACAAAATTATTATGTTATACAATATTTCGGACATTGTAGTCATTTTGATAACTACCCAAAAAATTATATTACCATATTAAATGATCAATAATCATGTATTCTTTTGTGAATATCCTTAAATAAATCTTTTATGATTGTATTCTATACAAACGAAATTAATGACATTATGTTGAATCTCATCACATATAGAGCCATTTTGTCTTCATTCAACCAAAGTTTATTAAAGTACGAAccttaaaaaaatatatagtaCACAATGGATGGCATCCACCACTATCAATCATCTATACATACAAATACCTAAAGTAAACTCCTCAAATCCTAATATAAAACAATGTAATTTTACATTATTCGCAGTATAACAAAATTTCAACTATTTCATCGTGCACACCTACTACATAATAGTTACTACAAATGATTGATTAGAACTTAAAGAAACCGGTAattgaatcctttttgaaggagaaCAACAATTATGTATGTAACTCTTGGGTAATGCATGCCACTTATCAACATATGTCATGGAGTCAGAATTTAAGTTAGGAACTTGACGCTTTTTAAGGATCTTAAGTATCTTTTTGGACTTACCAAGAACCCGTGTTGTAGTCCGGATATTCTCTTCCCTTTTCTCTATTGCATCATCATGACACTTCATAGCTATGACACGTGGTAAGTTGGTAAAGCAAGCGGATAACATATCTGCAATCATAGTTGATATAAACTCAAAAATTCCCTCATCATTTGGCCAATTTTCTTGCTCATTGCAGTGGAGCAGTATTGTTTGGCTGATTCTATACATGGAATTTGCAGCAATGAACTTGCGAAGTGAATGATCCAAAATTCCATTTTTTCTTCTCATGAACTCTATCACAATTTTTATGGCTTCATCACCCAACAACTGAAGAATATCCTTTGATGTTCTTCCTTCACGAGCTTTCTTTTGAAGATCAATTTGTAGCCACCTGTAGTACACCTCAACATCTGTCCACATACGTCTAgctgcttttcttgcttttaccAAGTCAATATTCACATTGAGGCTTTCTTCTACATGCATTACAAACTGTAGCCCTTCTCTCATACTGGAAAGTAACTCTTTCACATGGATGTTTGCAATGTTAGGAAGGGAAATGGCAATAGCTGTTAATGTTACTACAACTAGGCTCCAACAATTATTGGTTTCTTCTTGATGTAAAGATGGAACTTGATCACTATCGAATTCTAAAACTCCTTGGAATCCTGTAGATTTCTTGAGAAGTTTGATTAGATTACTTGGCTCTTTCTCTTCAGACTCATGAAGAAGTCGAGTCATGGAGTTGAGGGCATTCCTTAATATTCTCTTTGAAAGCTTCGTTTCCACTTCAACTTGTAGGACATAACGCGTATATTCTTGATCCAAATTCACATTGCCATTAGTACTGACATTTGGTTcttgtttaaaacttttaaacaATGACTTGCAGAAGATAAGAAAAGATCTGGGAAGGAGACATATTGTGTTGCATATAATCACAACCGTTATCTGAATCCCTATGCAAAAGTTCAAAATCATGTTTTTGATGCTATGGAAAGCTTTTTTGCAATGGCGCCCTGGAATATGTGAACGAACATGGCAGCGTTTCCAATGTTGAAGCCTTTGGATCCAATGCTTCTCGACTCTAAACACGTTTAAATGATTCTTGATCCATTTCTTGGAGAAATTGAAATCAATGGTGGAAGACAAACATCTAAAAATCGGTGCTATACTACCTACTATTGTCCCGATTGATTGTATAGTGACAATTACATTGATTGACCATTTATAATCTGATCTTCCATACTGCAAATTTGACGTATCACCAAACAGGGTTATCAAAAAGTAAAATGAAATGCAAACAAGAACTGAGCATATAACTCCTAAAGCAGAAGAAACAGATGAACACGCAACTACAAATTGAGGGTTACCAGTTTCTGCCATCATCCAATGTTTTTTAACATAACAAATGAGTCTCTTATAAGAAaagttcatgttcatgttcatgttcgtgTTCATCTCTTGATGATTTGAAGCCAACCTATGCAACTCCTTGTACTTATGTTGTAAAATTCTTCTAGATGCTGAAACTGTCAAAGCTACTGAAAATGGCCATGGAagtgaaaatatcattataaTAATCAGTATTGGGATTGTCAAAGGCGTTGTAGTACTAATTTGGATCCAAACATTTACAGTAATGGTGATGATGAGGATACCCAAGGCTACGATGTTCATCAGAAGTTCTTTGTCGTTCATAAGCCCTAAAGAAGGGAGAAAGTTGGCTAACATGGCGACTAAGAAAACGATGCTGAGAAACTTTGCTGTCGTATCAAGACCTTGAGACACGTCGGTGGTTAGATCCACTGGTAGCTTCATTGCGATTGCTATGAGTGTGATGGAAACAGCGTTGATGGTGAAAAATCTGCATGGAAACCAGAGCTTCCATTGTCGAAAGCCTTGGAAAAGATCAGCTGCCATTGCAAGAGTGCACACCAGAGATGCTACGCCGACATACAATCCCACCCATGGCATGGCATCTGAAGGAGATTCCCAATCCATACCAGTAAAAAGATGAAGCTTGAGAACGAATTGATGCTTGATATTATGAACAGGAATTTTAAGGGTAGCTGTTTACAAGTTTTGGGAATCCGTTTCCATTTAATTAAGACTTATTCCTCCACCTTTCGTTCTCAAGGGCCAATTATTGATGCAGCATAGTAAACGTATACTGTAGctaaagtttgaccaaaagtagCTATGATTGAAATTTCTTGTTAAAAAAAGTTTAATGTTGACTAATTGTATGTCCTAAGTGGCGGCTTTTAGCTGACATATGCTTATATCGATTAAATtgcttattgttttttttataccacactaggttataacccgtgtgtTGTACACCCGTTAACAActtaaaataacataaataacactCTTACATATTTGATGATTCTTAAGAGTTGTAGATTAGTTATTTGACCTCAAATTAAGCATCTTTTTCATTTTGGAAAAATAAGTTTTCGGAGGATAAATTCATATTGACCCAACATACTTATGTGTTGAATAAGAAGTCATGTTGGCACATTTTGGGTTGCAAAATTATTGATTAAATTTTGCAATATAAAATGCAAATGTTATATGTACTAATTAAGTAAGGTGTAACCAAAGTGGCATTTGAGTTGATAAAATGTCAAACTCGAATTAAAAACTAATTGTGAAACCCAAGCTCGATGAAGTTCGTTAAAACAAAACTTacaataaattattaaaattttaattagtcGATTACATTAAAGATAAGTAGAATCAAATATGTTCAAGTCCCGATCATTTCTTTGCGGTTTGTTTTAATAAAACCTGAAataaataattatcaaaataatGTAATAGGAGATAAATCAAAATTGGACTTCATTATGTACCTAAAAGTAAAAAGAATAGAACCAAACTTCTAGCAACTATTATCTACTTCATTATAAAATGATAAGTAAAATCTAATACACACTCTTTCTATATTCCAGTAGCGACAGGTGTCATTAGCAAGTGTAATATCAACACTATAAAGCCTACCATAATAGGGTCAATCACTAAGATCACTATCTATAATTTAATAatcacataaaaaatatataataaatgatttaccataaataaataaacaataatattcaaatatatgttcaaatatatgtatataaataaaaacaaaaaacaaataatatttaGATTGTAAATTAATATTTTGGCTGACTAtgtttatttgtatgtatattgtaGCGGAATAAATTCTATACATTCATCAATAAGATGGTTATGTCAATATTTCTTAGTTATTATGTTTTAGAATGTGATTAGAATTCTCAAATTACTTttaaatcctcataagacttttataacaaaaaaaaagttttggtttccaaatattattatattacttGATAGTCATAAGAACCAATAACCTTTAAAGTTGTGATAATGAGAAAAAATTTAGAGTGTGATAGTATTGTATATTGAAAATAGATCGATAATCTCAAAGACGTTAACGAATTGCTATTATTATTGAAATCGAAAGTTCAATGCTATAAATGATAACTAATGGCCCATGCATAGTTACCACCTGTTAGCATGTGACAACTTAGTTTATAACACTTGCCATGTTTAAGTACTTATAAACACAAAGAACTCCCtgcaataaaaatatatataactataaggttaAATGTAAAAAATAGCTATGAAAAATtcaccaaagtcacaaagtcaACCACATGTTTAAGAAAAAAAGATACGTTATAAACTTCAAGATTTGTTGCTTTAAGATACCTGGTTTTAGAGAATACATTAAGCCATATTCCACATCTAAGAAAGATTGTGTGTTACCACCGCCAAATTACACGAAATAACAACGTAAAAAATGCTAGATGCAACGAAGAACctcataaattgaaaaaaaaaaaaaaaaaaaaaaaaaaaaaaaaaaaaaaacttacaaggAGGATACCTTGGATACATTGTTGAGTGAAATATGTAGCTAACAAATCTTGTATAAAATAGTTTTGTAAGTGTTAGCCTCCAGATGAGTTGTTCATGTAGAATAATATGAGAATGACAAATCAAATGTCtctgttatttgttatatgaccaATATTAAAACTTCTTGCAACAACATAAAACTCAAAAGTGATTCAACttacttttattttgaagcaatattAATTTCTTTATATCTATAATATTTAATAGTATTATCAAAGAATCCTTCAATTTCAAAATGGTTTGAGTTTACACTTCCTGTTTGGTATTGCAAATTTTTTCAATCATCAGTGACGCATTATATGAAAAATAGCTAAAATCATATACCAAAACATACTTTCACTACTGAATTTAGTATATAATAAGCGTGGATTATATATAATTTTGATTTTACCAGACATAAACTTACTAATCCTAGCTCCTTAGGTCATGCTCCTGAACCAAACACTCATTTCAAGGCCGACAAAGATGGTTGCACTTGTGTAAAAAAGGTGAGACATTTCACCGAACACATAGGGTGCATGTTCTATTAAcgcataataaaattctaaactcATCTTTTGTACATAGCCTGAAGAAGAATACAACAAACATCAGGTTCTCAAACCCAGATGATAAATAAAATGGAAACGTACCTACCTTTATTACTTTATGTGGCAGTGTCTAAACAACTttaaagaaatatgatttaagAATATATATGCATTCAATATTTACATAAAAAATGTAATTAAAAAACAACCTCGAATCACTATCTTTAAGAAGATGAAATGAAGGGAGATAATAATCATGGATCTCAAAATTCTTAAAGATATTCTCAAACAAAATGCAATTTGAGTAATTTGAAATAGAAATAAACCCtcaagcatttcatcaaacatgtTATGAGCATTATAGAATTATGCAAAAGAACTTACCGGCTTAGGGGATGCACACTACCCACCCTAttgaatcaaaaaaaaaaaaaaaaacaattagcaACTATATTTATTAGCAACATAGACGTTAATGAGTGAGAGAGTGAGAGAAGCATGACCTGTGAATGATCTCACCCACTCCTCAATCACTTGGATCTTTAACATATAAACGAAAACACCTCATAGAAAACCAaattcaacacacacacacacactaaaattatgaattttgtgttATAAATACATAGAACTCGTTGTGAATGGAGTATAGCTGTAGCAGAGACGGTTTAGGGATTGGGAGAAACGAAGATGAAGGAATCATAATTGAAAATTTGAGAAGTGAATCGACCGAGATTTAAGAATGGTCGATATCTAAATTGATTTGAATTGATTTTCCATTTGATTTCCAATTGCAGGAATAGAGATAAGCAAACTGAAACTGCCGCAAATTTGGCTGCTGAACTTTAGGGAAATAGATTTACTAATTGATTTGATATTGAATGATATTAATTTTTGGACGATATTAAACAATTATATGGGCGGGAAAGAAACTCGTTACAGGTGGAGAGAATGACATGTGTCATTTGGCTTGTGTATAAGGCTGACACGTGGCGTTTAGGAGAGGTTTTTATTAAGTATGGAGATTATGTCATTCGAACGATAAAGATTGAGACCCCTTCGATACAAGTCTTCTTATATGAAAATCTATCGATtgtaataaataaaaatcattcTGCAATTTATAATTTTATGGTTAATTTTAGCCCCAGTGGTATCTAATATTGTTCTCCCTTCTTAAGGTTGAGGATTCAAGTCCTGTAATAGACATAGATGAAATAATTCAGGTGTAGTTTATTATATttgtcgtttcaaaaaaaaaatttagaaaattatttctacttgtcattttgaggtaattttcaattttattaattaattattttaatttacaaATTATAAAAGTAATTAATATGTCATTAATTTGTTTCcttatattttcaatatttaatttgttttgttcaatatataaataatttaaatttggCATGTTTCTTTCAAAGTTTATTGTCATTTTAGGCTATACGTAGGAAAAATGATAAAACTTTGTTGCTTTTCATTGATAAAACTAAGAAAATATGGTTAAACCACAAATATTGtcaaaacataattatttctCCGTAATTTGCTTTTCATCGGATACGATTTTTGATTTTATAGGGTTTTTAAGATCATTCCAAGAACGTGAATGAACCAAGACCACATAGGTTTCTAGATTATCGCTTTGGAACCCCACTGATTTCTTGTATGTTTTTCATGTAGCCATatgctagtttttttttttttttttttttttttttttttttttttttttttgtggaatGGAGGTTGATATGATGTTGGAATGAAGTTCAATTTATGTAGATAtgaaaaacaagtttaagtcattCATAGTGTTCATAGCTTTGCCGGAAAGTTCATACATTCGCTGAAAAATTAATATTTGTGTCGGAATATTCATAAATTCATAGGAAAATTCATATATTCACCAAAAAATTCTTATATTGGCTGAAAAATTCAACTTGATCCACCAAACCTACAATAGCCCTTTATAATAATATTTTGtgaacatcaaaaacaagttcaaTGGTAAATAGGTGTAAAAAAAGTGATTAAATATGAATAAAAACGATAGTTCGTTACCCCCTTAAGTTATTTTCCCGACGGATATATGAGATGTTTATATCATGCTCTAGTCAAAGTAAAACAATGTatatcatctaatgcttgttaaTCGTTTATGATAGATTACCTTATATCATGCTCTAGTCAAAGTAGCGGCCTTGCGGTACGTGGGTGGTGTGATCGCACGAGGCTTCCTATCGTAGGGGGCTCCAACTCAAAATtccttttaatattatattactcaaaaaaataataagaaagtAGTAATAATACGTTAATTAAAGTGTATTTGGATGCTACTAAGCTTATTCATGTTActatttataataaaaatcatGTTTGTTAAAAATATTATCAATATCAATTACAAATTAAACATCAATACATAGACATTTACACTATGACATTAAAGCTCAAAAACCAAACTCAAAATTTAGAATTGCATTTGGATTTTAGGGTCAAATTAAGTAtatgaatgtatatatatatatatatatatatatatatatatatatatatatatatatatatatatatatatatatatatatattcaaagacAATACTATTAACTCTGATAATATTCAATCTAATAAAGTGGAACAAAGAGAATGTGTAACATTGAATGAAGTTGATAAGGTTGTAAGCACAATCTAACGATGAACATAGAGAATAGGTAACTATAATAtgaaactatatgtattgatgaGGCAATGACTAGTAAATGCACACTTATTAAGTTGTTAAAGATAACCGGGACCATGAGTTTGAGAAGTTTTCAAATTGCTTTTGGGCTATAGCTTTTTATTTAGGAATTGATATAGTGTTTATTgagagaaataataataataatttaagaAAATAGTACTTTTTGATAAGAGTAACGTTGATTCATCGAAACTAGTACATGAACGTTCATGTGAAGAATCATTCAAGATACCTTATTTTGTGTACATAATTGATCAAACTATTGGTTCATTGAAACGAGCGTCTGAGCAATTGAAGCAGTATGaagacttttttttttgtttcttattAACAACAGAAAAGTTGAAATGTGTGAGTATTAAGGAACTAAAGATAAGTtgcaaaaataatattaaaaaatgtTACAAAATAGTCATATCTCATTTGATGGTGATGATTTATTAGAATTGTTACAAACAATTACCAATTTAATATAATATAGTTAACTCATACTAAATTtcttaaaaatgataaatatatATCTAGTTTTTGTCtaacatatataatattattgaTTGTTCTGATTACAATTCAATCAAAGAAAAGAAGCTTTTTAAAAGTAAAAGTTTTACAATCTTATTTACGATTTTCTATGACTCAAGAAAGATTGAATtttttggttttgattttgattGAGAATGAGTTTCTTGAAAATATTGATGATGAAAGTATAACAAATGAATTTGcttccaaaaatccgaatatatCAATGTTTAGAAAATGATATTGCAACGactgtttatttttatttgaaaaattgtttgtaAGGGTTTCAGATAACTCATAATGAATGAAGATCCATATATAATGTTCGGGTAGGGAATTTATGCGATGTTGGTTATCAactttttgatttaaatttattagtaaaaaatttacttaataatattttataaagtttttatggTGCCTCGATTTATTTTTTTGCATGGAAACTCCAAAATATGAGGGCGGGTCTGGTTATACAAATCACTATTTTGACATTTGAACACAATTTGATCCTACTTTGAAACTTTGCATAAATTTATATTAACATCATCCAAAATCTAATGAAGTTATTTTCATTAGAAATAAATATCCATAAAACAATTAAAGAattgattaaaataaatgaatACACCCACACCCACTAACACCATCCAAAATCTAATCAAATTTATTGAAATCATCCTCCGACGAGGAGAACGGAAACCCCCTTCTCGATGACGACGGAGACGCCTCGCCTCCGGCAGGCATATCAGCTATGGCAGCAAACATCCGGCGAATACTAACAGATCGTGCAGGTTTGAAGCTAAACGATCTCACCATCTTCGTCTTCGAGAACACATCAGACGAATTCGAAAGGATTAAATAAATCAGAGCTTGAACAATCACGAAAAGCGTACCCTTCATCAACACATCTTCGAACGAAAACTCCATCATTGCCATGTATGAACAAATTTTCCGATAAGATTAATGTAAGTTGTTGTAAATTTGTAATAGAAGTGAAAGTATGTAAAAGGCTTGAATGCATGCAAGGTATTTATAGAGAGGGGAGAAGCCATCGTTGACGTTGCGTATggaggaagaagaaggagaaggttgttTGATTTGACCGGAAACGTGCTTTAGTTTGAAAAAGGGAAACCGCAAGGATGGTGATAACAAAGAGCATTTATATTTCATATTAAATAAAACACCAACttgataaatgaaaattttatacaaaaaatacaataataCTAAACTGtttgaaataatatatatatatatatatatatatatatatatatatatatatatatatatatatatatatatatatatatatatatatatatatatatatatataaaagttttaatttaaaaaatatatttgcaaatatacAAGTATTTGATTTATGCAGAAATCAAAACTAAATTAGACATGTTTTAAACATGTCATGCTTGTGCGACAACAACAACGAAACGAAAGACTTTAGACATTCTATTAAAACATACATCGAAAAATGACTATGTCGCATATAAGATCTTAGGCCTTTAAACGAGATAA is a window of Lactuca sativa cultivar Salinas chromosome 1, Lsat_Salinas_v11, whole genome shotgun sequence DNA encoding:
- the LOC111887853 gene encoding uncharacterized protein LOC111887853, whose translation is MDWESPSDAMPWVGLYVGVASLVCTLAMAADLFQGFRQWKLWFPCRFFTINAVSITLIAIAMKLPVDLTTDVSQGLDTTAKFLSIVFLVAMLANFLPSLGLMNDKELLMNIVALVALTVSASRRILQHKYKELHRLASNHQEMNTNMNMNMNFSYKRLICYVKKHWMMAETGNPQFVVACSSVSSALGVICSVLVCISFYFLITLFGDTSNLQYGRSDYKWSINVIVTIQSIGTIVGSIAPIFRCLSSTIDFNFSKKWIKNHLNVFRVEKHWIQRLQHWKRCHVRSHIPGRHCKKAFHSIKNMILNFCIGIQITVVIICNTICLLPRSFLIFCKSLFKSFKQEPNVSTNGNVNLDQEYTRYVLQVEVETKLSKRILRNALNSMTRLLHESEEKEPSNLIKLLKKSTGFQGVLEFDSDQVPSLHQEETNNCWSLVVVTLTAIAISLPNIANIHVKELLSSMREGLQFVMHVEESLNVNIDLVKARKAARRMWTDVEVYYRWLQIDLQKKAREGRTSKDILQLLGDEAIKIVIEFMRRKNGILDHSLRKFIAANSMYRISQTILLHCNEQENWPNDEGIFEFISTMIADMLSACFTNLPRVIAMKCHDDAIEKREENIRTTTRVLGKSKKILKILKKRQVPNLNSDSMTYVDKWHALPKSYIHNCCSPSKRIQLPVSLSSNQSFVVTIM
- the LOC111887875 gene encoding uncharacterized protein LOC111887875 — translated: MAMMEFSFEDVLMKGTLFVIVQALIYLILSNSSDVFSKTKMVRSFSFKPARSVSIRRMFAAIADMPAGGEASPSSSRRGFPFSSSEDDFNKFD